A section of the Candidatus Deferrimicrobiaceae bacterium genome encodes:
- a CDS encoding NmrA/HSCARG family protein translates to MTNRKTILVTGATGRQGGAVARCLLAKGSQVRIMTRSPEKARAWEKSGAEVVRGDFDDYRSLEEAVKGVRGVFLMSTPFEADPGTEVDQGRTMVYACREEGVPHLVYSSVCGADKDTAIPHFDSKFEIEEYIRENGLPYTILRPVFFMENFVSPWMRPSLEMGLLALPLAPETNLPMICVEDIGEFAAEAFLDPERFTGEEIDLAGDERKIRDAVAELSCTMNLAIRYERIPEEKAEEAFGHDLAEMYRWLDEIGFDVDIKGLRERYGIPLTSFSRYLGKSGLFRKAA, encoded by the coding sequence ATGACAAATCGGAAGACGATACTGGTCACCGGTGCGACCGGCCGGCAGGGCGGGGCCGTCGCCAGGTGCCTTCTCGCAAAAGGGAGTCAGGTCCGGATCATGACACGTTCCCCCGAAAAGGCCCGGGCGTGGGAGAAATCGGGCGCGGAAGTGGTGCGAGGGGACTTCGACGATTACCGAAGCCTCGAGGAGGCCGTAAAAGGAGTCCGGGGAGTGTTCCTCATGAGTACCCCGTTCGAGGCGGACCCGGGGACGGAGGTCGATCAGGGGAGAACGATGGTATATGCCTGCCGGGAGGAAGGCGTTCCGCATCTCGTGTATTCGTCCGTGTGCGGCGCGGACAAGGACACGGCGATTCCTCATTTCGACAGCAAGTTCGAGATCGAGGAGTATATCCGGGAGAACGGCCTCCCGTACACGATCCTTCGGCCCGTTTTCTTCATGGAGAATTTCGTGTCCCCGTGGATGCGGCCTTCGCTCGAGATGGGGTTGCTCGCGCTTCCGCTCGCCCCGGAGACGAACCTCCCGATGATCTGCGTGGAAGACATCGGGGAATTCGCAGCGGAGGCGTTCCTGGATCCCGAAAGGTTTACCGGGGAGGAAATCGACCTGGCGGGGGACGAGAGGAAGATCCGGGACGCGGTGGCCGAGCTCTCCTGCACGATGAACCTTGCGATCCGGTATGAACGGATCCCGGAGGAGAAGGCGGAAGAGGCGTTCGGGCACGACCTGGCCGAAATGTACCGCTGGCTCGACGAGATCGGTTTCGACGTGGACATCAAGGGACTCCGGGAAAGATACGGGATCCCGCTGACCTCGTTCTCCCGGTACCTCGGGAAGTCGGGACTGTTCCGGAAGGCGGCCTGA